The Tachyglossus aculeatus isolate mTacAcu1 chromosome 22, mTacAcu1.pri, whole genome shotgun sequence genome window below encodes:
- the LOC119943342 gene encoding ARL14 effector protein, translated as MDPCSVGIQLRATNECHKTYYTRNTGFKTLQEISSNDMLLLQLRTGMTLSGNNTICFHHAKIYIDRFEDLQKSCCDPFNIHKKLAKKNLHAIDLDDATFLSAKFGRQLVPGWKLCPRCTQIINGTVDIDSEERQRRKPDSDGRTAKALKSLQFANPGRQTEFTPETSKREKRRLQTKNTPANSDRQVIPAKSKVYDSQGLLIYSGMDLCDCLDEDCLGCFYACPNCGSNKCGPECRCDRKWLYEQIEIEGGEVIRNKHVG; from the exons ATGGATCCCTGTTCAGTTGGAATTCAGCTTCGCGCTACTAATGAATGTCATAAGACATACTATACCCGCAATACCGGCTTCAAGACTTTGCAAGAAATATCATCAAATGATATGCTTTTACTTCAGCTTAGGACTGGAATGACCCTTTCGGGAAATAATACAATCTGCTTCCATCATGCAAAAATTTacattgacagatttgaggattTGCAAAAGTCGTGTTGTGACCCATTTAACATTCACAAAAAGCTTGCAAAGAAAAATTTGCATGCTATCGATTTAGATGATGCAACCTTTCTAAGTGCCAAGTTTGGAAGACAGCTTGTACCTGGTTGGAAGCTTTGCCCAAGGTGTACACAGATAATCAATGGAACTGTGGACATTGACTCTGAAGAACGCCAGAGAAGAAAACCTGATTCAGAC GGACGAACTGCTAAAGCCTTGAAGTCCTTGCAGTTTGCCAATCCAGGGCGCCAAACTGAGTTTACTCCAGAGACaagtaagagggaaaagaggaggttaCAGACGAAAAACACTCCAGCTAATTCAGACAG ACAAGTGATACCAGCAAAGAGTAAAGTCTATGATAGCCAGGGACTCCTCATCTACAGCGGAATGGACCTCTGTGACTGCCTGGATGAAGATTGTTTGGGTTGTTTCTATGCTTGTCCCAACTGCGGTTCCAACAAGTGTGGGCCTGAATGCCGCTGTGACCGCAAGTGGCTCTATGAGCAAATTGAAATCGAAGGAGGTGAAGTTATTCGTAATAAGCACGTCGGCTAA